In Corylus avellana chromosome ca2, CavTom2PMs-1.0, the following proteins share a genomic window:
- the LOC132170727 gene encoding 2-alkenal reductase (NADP(+)-dependent), translating into MAEVDNKQVIFKGYIERTPAETDMEIKVSKIKLEAPKGSGAFLVKNLYLSCDPYMRGRMRDFHDSYIPSFVPGQPFEGFGVSKVIDSDNPNFKPGDLVSGITGWEEYSLIHRTEQLRKIQPDDDIPLSYHVGLLGMPGFTSYAGFFEVCTPKKGEYVFVSAASGAVGQLVGQLAKLHGCYVVGSAGTSQKIDLLKNKLGFDEAFNYKEEKDLDAALKRYFPQGIDIYFDNVGGEMLDAALVNMRIHGRVAVCGVVSQQDLSKPRGIYNWLNLITKRIRVQGFLQHDYLHLYPSFLEHVIGHYKQGKIVFIEDMNEGLESAPAAFVGLFYGKNVGKQVIRVAHE; encoded by the exons ATGGCAGAAGTAGACAACAAGCAAGTCATATTCAAAGGGTACATAGAGAGAACCCCAGCAGAGACAGACATGGAAATCAAGGTTAGCAAGATTAAGCTGGAGGCTCCAAAAGGGTCGGGAGCTTTTCTGGTCAAGAATCTCTACCTCTCTTGTGACCCTTACATGAGAGGCCGTATGCGTGATTTCCATGACTCTTATATCCCTTCCTTTGTGCCCGGTCAG CCCTTCGAAGGATTTGGCGTATCCAAAGTTATAGATTCCGATAATCCAAATTTCAAACCTGGCGATTTAGTTTCTGGGATTACTGGCTGGGAAGAATACAGCTTGATTCACAGAACTGAACAATTGAGGAAAATTCAGCCAGATGATGATATTCCTCTCTCGTACCATGTTGGACTTCTTG GTATGCCAGGTTTTACTTCGTATGCAGGATTCTTTGAGGTCTGTACCCCAAAGAAAGGGGAGTATGTCTTTGTTTCTGCGGCTTCTGGAGCGGTTGGTCAGCTTGTTGGCCAACTTGCTAAGTTGCATGGTTGCTATGTAGTTGGAAGTGCTGGGACAAGCCAAAAG ATTGATCTTCTGAAGAATAAGCTTGGATTCGATGAAGCTTTTAACTACAAGGAAGAAAAAGATCTTGATGCAGCATTGAAAAG GTACTTTCCGCAAGGCATTGACATATACTTTGATAATGTGGGTGGGGAAATGCTCGATGCAGCGCTTGTAAACATGAGGATTCATGGCCGAGTTGCCGTTTGTGGGGTGGTGTCCCAGCAGGATTTGTCAAAGCCTCGAGGGATTTACAACTGGTTGAATCTCATAACCAAGCGCATCAGGGTACAGGGATTCCTGCAACACGATTACTTGCACTTGTACCCAAGCTTCTTGGAACATGTCATCGGTCATTACAAGCAAGGAAAAATTGTTTTCATCGAAGACATGAATGAAGGCTTGGAAAGTGCTCCAGCTGCCTTTGTCGGCTTGTTTTATGGCAAAAATGTTGGTAAGCAGGTCATTCGTGTAGCCCATGAATGA